In Numidum massiliense, a single genomic region encodes these proteins:
- a CDS encoding SPOR domain-containing protein yields the protein MEGRLPFPKPIPQPSGKLYRVQLGAFEERKNAEALATKAKKAKFRLESKIEGRFLPLTKIHIKKVPSRNNGRGLLVQIIFSILHVVLEHCFHVFGDACVTPSL from the coding sequence GTGGAAGGCAGATTGCCGTTCCCAAAGCCGATACCACAGCCGTCCGGTAAGCTGTACCGCGTGCAACTTGGTGCGTTCGAGGAGCGAAAAAACGCCGAAGCGCTAGCGACAAAGGCAAAGAAGGCCAAGTTCCGCTTAGAATCGAAAATAGAAGGCCGTTTTTTGCCGCTCACAAAAATACATATAAAAAAAGTTCCCTCCCGAAATAACGGGAGGGGTTTACTAGTTCAAATCATTTTCAGCATCCTTCATGTTGTCTTGGAACATTGTTTCCATGTCTTTGGTGATGCTTGCGTCACCCCGTCCTTGTAA
- a CDS encoding putative holin-like toxin, whose translation MTVFEALSLMIAFGVLVAILSGDNLIKSTALEQRTRSIRGTLGHHP comes from the coding sequence ATGACAGTATTCGAAGCGTTATCGTTAATGATCGCTTTTGGCGTTTTAGTTGCCATACTGTCTGGAGATAATTTAATAAAAAGTACCGCCCTCGAGCAAAGGACGCGGTCTATCCGTGGTACCTTGGGCCACCACCCTTGA
- a CDS encoding IS110 family RNA-guided transposase: protein MKQKKNQRILRMTEKTLIVGADIAKQTHVARAIDFRGIELGKDCVFENTHQGLTKLVKWMKDLKQVHNKTDVLFGVEPTGHYWFPLAAFLKEEGIKVVVVNPHHVNRSKELEDNSPTKNDYKDAKVIADLIRNGHYAEPKFPTQVYADLRIIMNLREKVMVNFNQAKLRIQNWLDRFFPEYHQVFKDWEGKASLMTLREFPMPNEIVALGAEAILKHWKSEVKRAVGIKRAEKLVKVATTSIGLTEGMYAAKIECSMLLDQYTLLADQLEEIMRQVEQLLEKIPGTEAMMTIPGVGIVTLAGFLAEVGDLNDYDHGQQIIRLAGLNLKENSSGKKKGKASISKRGRARLRALLFRCVLPMVAKNAEFKAMHRYYTTRRHNPLKKKQSLIALCCKLIKVLHTLGTRQIAYDAKDVLGPVRQQQLQMAA, encoded by the coding sequence ATGAAACAGAAGAAAAATCAACGCATTTTACGCATGACCGAAAAAACCTTAATCGTTGGGGCAGACATTGCCAAGCAGACACACGTCGCTCGTGCGATCGACTTTCGGGGGATCGAACTCGGAAAAGACTGCGTGTTCGAGAATACGCACCAAGGGCTAACCAAACTGGTGAAGTGGATGAAGGACTTAAAACAGGTTCACAACAAAACAGATGTGCTGTTTGGCGTTGAACCAACTGGACACTATTGGTTTCCTTTAGCGGCATTTTTAAAAGAAGAAGGCATCAAAGTCGTTGTGGTTAACCCACATCATGTCAACCGAAGTAAAGAGTTGGAAGACAACTCACCGACGAAAAACGACTACAAAGATGCCAAAGTGATCGCGGATCTTATCCGCAACGGTCACTACGCTGAACCGAAGTTCCCGACACAGGTTTATGCCGATTTACGGATCATCATGAACCTGCGAGAAAAAGTAATGGTGAACTTTAATCAAGCAAAACTGCGTATTCAGAACTGGCTAGACCGCTTCTTCCCTGAGTACCATCAAGTGTTTAAAGACTGGGAAGGCAAAGCATCGCTAATGACCTTGCGTGAATTTCCAATGCCCAATGAGATTGTCGCTTTAGGCGCCGAAGCCATTCTCAAGCATTGGAAATCGGAAGTGAAGCGGGCTGTCGGGATAAAGCGCGCCGAGAAGTTGGTGAAAGTAGCGACAACTTCTATCGGGCTTACAGAAGGCATGTATGCCGCGAAGATTGAATGTTCGATGCTGCTAGATCAGTACACCTTGTTAGCTGACCAACTAGAAGAGATCATGCGGCAAGTGGAGCAACTGCTTGAGAAAATCCCCGGTACCGAAGCAATGATGACCATTCCCGGTGTGGGCATTGTCACACTCGCTGGTTTTCTAGCAGAAGTGGGTGATTTAAATGACTACGACCACGGGCAACAAATCATCCGCTTGGCGGGGTTGAATCTCAAAGAGAATAGCTCAGGCAAGAAGAAGGGGAAAGCGAGTATTAGTAAACGAGGACGTGCAAGGTTACGTGCCCTGCTATTCCGATGTGTCCTCCCGATGGTCGCTAAAAATGCCGAGTTTAAAGCGATGCATCGTTACTACACGACACGTCGTCACAATCCCCTGAAAAAGAAGCAATCGCTTATTGCCCTATGCTGCAAACTGATCAAAGTTCTGCATACGCTCGGTACGAGGCAGATTGCGTATGATGCGAAGGATGTTCTGGGTCCAGTGCGCCAGCAACAGTTACAGATGGCTGCTTAA
- a CDS encoding P-loop NTPase family protein — translation MKDMIAAHCKALKLGSHIVDVYPTIQAETHEQFLAQLLASEVAQREVNRKNRLLKQANFDRIKTFEGYVFEGIELPRPLSIDTLKEPFL, via the coding sequence ATGAAAGACATGATTGCCGCCCACTGCAAGGCGCTAAAACTCGGCAGTCACATCGTCGATGTTTATCCGACTATTCAGGCAGAGACACATGAACAGTTCCTTGCACAATTACTCGCTAGTGAAGTGGCACAGCGGGAGGTGAACCGTAAAAACCGGTTACTCAAGCAAGCGAATTTTGATAGGATCAAAACGTTTGAGGGGTATGTGTTCGAAGGGATCGAGCTCCCCCGCCCCCTCAGTATCGATACATTAAAGGAGCCATTCCTGTAA
- the istA gene encoding IS21 family transposase, whose product MVHVHYIKSLYEREGLSLREIQRRTTHDFKTIKKYIDMEDWNETPKRKPRRSKLDPYKETIDDWLEGDLKAPRKQKHTARRVYERLKEMHGEAFNVSLRTVQYYVAKKKTALKEKTRGYIPLEHTPGEAQVDFGEATFEEKGQAFKGYYLNVSFPYSNAAYVQVFRAQNTECLLEGLKRIFAHVGGVPTRLWFDNLSAAVATICKNGERQLVDSFARFAYHHGFEPTFCNPNSGNEKGHVENKVGYHRRNFFVPIPKFEDLDAYNADLLQRCERDMQRTHYKHQEQIAERFQADAAQFKPLPRTAFDVHRMVKAKTDKYGKVCFQKNRYSTSPGLARQEVWLKVTCDRVIVQDESYRTIVTHSRIYGEGKEAMKWTPYLSLMAKRPNAMKYTAFYRQLPDPWREYLTVKERRPKGLRLLAEFLSQGDMQLATTALEETLAQGVDDADSLLATWYRLTGRANECSTLAVSHDVPSHAIYKTDLGSYDHLLRIRKGDGR is encoded by the coding sequence ATGGTTCACGTTCACTATATCAAGTCTTTATACGAAAGGGAAGGGCTATCTTTACGAGAAATTCAGCGGCGAACAACACACGACTTCAAAACGATTAAAAAGTACATCGACATGGAGGATTGGAATGAAACTCCGAAGCGGAAACCGCGTCGATCCAAACTGGATCCCTACAAGGAGACGATCGACGATTGGCTAGAGGGCGACTTAAAAGCTCCGCGTAAACAGAAGCATACTGCGCGACGCGTCTATGAACGCCTTAAGGAAATGCACGGTGAGGCCTTCAATGTATCGCTAAGGACCGTTCAGTACTACGTTGCCAAGAAGAAGACAGCACTTAAGGAGAAGACGCGCGGTTACATCCCGCTCGAACATACGCCGGGGGAGGCACAGGTCGACTTCGGAGAGGCTACGTTTGAAGAAAAGGGACAAGCCTTTAAAGGCTATTATTTAAACGTGTCGTTCCCATACAGCAATGCGGCCTACGTCCAAGTCTTCCGCGCACAAAATACCGAGTGTTTACTGGAAGGACTCAAACGAATCTTTGCGCATGTCGGTGGCGTCCCTACGCGTCTATGGTTTGACAACTTATCTGCGGCTGTAGCGACGATTTGTAAAAACGGTGAGCGCCAACTCGTCGATTCGTTTGCCCGGTTTGCCTATCACCACGGCTTCGAGCCTACCTTTTGCAACCCGAATAGCGGGAACGAAAAAGGGCATGTCGAAAATAAGGTCGGCTACCACCGGCGAAACTTCTTCGTCCCGATCCCTAAATTTGAGGATCTGGATGCTTATAACGCTGATCTACTACAGCGATGCGAACGGGATATGCAGCGTACGCACTATAAGCATCAGGAGCAGATCGCCGAACGGTTTCAAGCAGATGCTGCACAGTTCAAGCCACTGCCGCGCACAGCCTTTGACGTCCACCGCATGGTCAAAGCGAAAACTGATAAGTACGGAAAAGTATGCTTTCAGAAAAACCGTTACTCGACATCACCGGGGTTAGCACGTCAGGAAGTATGGCTCAAAGTGACCTGCGATCGCGTCATTGTACAAGATGAGTCCTATCGCACCATCGTCACGCACTCCCGTATCTACGGAGAAGGGAAAGAAGCGATGAAATGGACACCGTATTTGTCACTCATGGCGAAACGGCCCAATGCGATGAAGTATACGGCGTTTTACAGACAACTGCCCGACCCGTGGCGCGAGTACCTAACGGTCAAGGAGCGACGACCGAAGGGGTTGCGATTACTTGCGGAATTTCTAAGCCAAGGAGACATGCAACTTGCGACGACGGCATTGGAAGAAACACTCGCCCAAGGCGTGGATGACGCGGATAGCTTACTTGCCACTTGGTACCGTCTCACCGGGCGTGCGAATGAGTGCTCTACACTTGCTGTCTCACACGACGTGCCGTCACATGCTATTTACAAGACGGATCTTGGATCTTACGATCACTTGCTAAGAATAAGAAAAGGTGATGGGCGATGA
- a CDS encoding pentapeptide repeat-containing protein, whose translation MLGQPHIPREDEDQRVVLEGEDFTEADLRFANAQETTFEGANLGHVQWEGADLLNADLRGATLAGMDLRHVNLKGAVMSKRQALTLLEPFVFSAK comes from the coding sequence ATGCTGGGACAACCCCATATCCCCCGTGAAGACGAGGATCAGCGCGTCGTGCTCGAAGGTGAAGATTTTACGGAAGCGGATTTGCGCTTTGCTAATGCGCAAGAAACGACATTTGAAGGGGCGAATCTCGGCCACGTCCAGTGGGAAGGCGCGGACCTCTTAAACGCTGATTTGCGCGGTGCCACGCTAGCGGGAATGGATCTGCGGCACGTCAATTTGAAAGGGGCGGTTATGAGTAAGAGACAAGCGCTGACGTTACTTGAGCCGTTCGTGTTTAGTGCAAAATAG
- a CDS encoding undecaprenyl-diphosphate phosphatase, whose product MEENIIVLLKYLLLGLLQGVTEPIPVSSSGHLVVLQALIGVEIEGLSFEVFVHFASLLAILYVYREDLRRIVTNCATYVAKREPRAKTEYLFTLYILIGTIPAALLGFLFDDVISETLTGVSIVGVTLLLTGVALWLIRKLRGHKGEKNMSVKDALLVGGAQAVALIPGISRSGATLVSAMALGIDRPTALRYSFMLYIPISLGGTILKVPDMWRDPLIQQLTIPYIVAFLAAFLATYVSLKIFIDVMRRGKLVYFAFYCWIAGTLILTFL is encoded by the coding sequence ATGGAGGAAAATATCATTGTTCTTCTAAAATATTTGCTGCTGGGCTTGCTGCAAGGAGTGACCGAGCCGATTCCGGTTTCTTCGAGCGGTCACCTCGTCGTCTTGCAGGCACTCATAGGGGTAGAAATTGAAGGCTTAAGCTTCGAAGTGTTCGTCCATTTTGCGTCGCTGTTAGCGATCCTCTACGTGTACCGCGAGGACCTGCGCCGTATCGTCACAAACTGCGCCACTTACGTCGCTAAGCGCGAACCACGCGCGAAAACGGAGTACTTATTTACACTATATATCCTCATCGGCACGATTCCAGCGGCTCTGCTCGGCTTTCTCTTCGACGACGTCATCTCCGAGACGTTGACGGGAGTGTCGATCGTCGGTGTCACCTTGCTCCTCACGGGTGTCGCCCTGTGGCTTATCCGCAAACTGCGCGGCCACAAAGGAGAAAAAAACATGTCCGTGAAAGACGCACTCCTCGTCGGCGGTGCACAGGCGGTAGCACTCATCCCTGGCATTAGCCGCTCCGGGGCGACGCTCGTCAGTGCAATGGCCCTCGGGATCGACCGCCCGACGGCTTTGCGCTACTCCTTCATGCTCTATATCCCGATTAGCTTGGGCGGGACGATACTGAAAGTGCCGGACATGTGGCGCGATCCGCTCATCCAACAGCTGACAATTCCGTACATCGTCGCCTTTTTAGCCGCTTTCCTCGCCACGTACGTCTCGCTAAAAATTTTTATCGACGTGATGCGGCGCGGTAAATTGGTCTACTTCGCTTTTTACTGTTGGATTGCTGGGACGTTAATTTTAACTTTTTTGTAG
- a CDS encoding ABC transporter ATP-binding protein: MKALRIVGLNKSFDSVKVLKDVSLEVEAGQMLAVLGPSGCGKTTLLRCIAGFELPERGEIEVGGKRVYGEGVYLKPEVRRIGYVPQEGALFPHLTVEKNVAFGLSRQLKRSGRVMEMLALVGMAGFAKRMPHELSGGQQQRIALARALAPSPKLVLLDEPFSALDAGLRASLREDVRHALKEAGATAVMVTHDQEEALSMADVIAVMRQGHVVQTTDPVSLYKFPADPAVATFIGEATMLRAKVCDGAIDCPLGRLDVAPCCPQQCERATVMIRPEQFTIGELADGISARVVETTFYGHDALVRLRLDEHFGGFAVNVRTSGMESYQPGERVGLKINGAVMAYPEKQLQKS, from the coding sequence ATGAAAGCACTGCGGATCGTCGGGCTTAATAAGTCTTTTGACAGTGTAAAAGTTTTAAAGGATGTCTCTTTAGAAGTAGAGGCGGGACAGATGCTCGCCGTCCTCGGGCCGTCCGGTTGTGGAAAAACGACGTTACTGCGGTGTATCGCCGGCTTCGAACTTCCGGAGCGTGGCGAAATTGAAGTCGGGGGAAAACGCGTTTACGGGGAAGGCGTGTACCTTAAACCGGAAGTGCGCCGCATCGGTTACGTGCCACAGGAAGGCGCCTTGTTCCCGCACTTGACGGTAGAAAAAAATGTCGCTTTCGGGTTGTCGCGGCAACTGAAACGCTCGGGACGGGTAATGGAAATGCTGGCACTCGTCGGTATGGCTGGTTTTGCGAAGCGAATGCCGCACGAATTATCCGGCGGGCAGCAGCAACGGATCGCACTCGCGCGGGCGCTCGCCCCATCTCCTAAACTCGTTTTGCTCGACGAGCCGTTCAGTGCACTCGATGCTGGCCTTCGCGCGTCGCTGCGCGAAGATGTACGTCACGCACTCAAAGAAGCTGGCGCAACGGCGGTGATGGTGACGCACGACCAAGAGGAGGCGCTGTCGATGGCCGACGTCATCGCCGTCATGCGGCAAGGGCATGTTGTGCAAACGACGGATCCCGTTTCACTGTACAAATTTCCCGCCGACCCCGCTGTCGCGACCTTTATCGGGGAAGCGACGATGCTACGGGCCAAAGTGTGTGACGGTGCGATCGATTGCCCCCTCGGCCGTTTAGACGTCGCCCCGTGCTGCCCCCAGCAGTGTGAACGGGCGACGGTAATGATCCGGCCCGAACAGTTTACGATTGGCGAACTTGCTGACGGGATTAGCGCGCGTGTCGTCGAGACGACATTTTACGGTCACGATGCTCTCGTTCGCTTGCGGCTGGACGAACACTTTGGCGGCTTCGCCGTGAACGTGCGCACGTCAGGTATGGAAAGTTACCAGCCGGGGGAGCGCGTCGGGCTTAAAATTAACGGTGCTGTCATGGCCTACCCGGAAAAGCAGCTACAAAAAAGTTAA
- a CDS encoding ABC transporter permease yields the protein MLLASPTNRIRRMKGPRRQRPPAWLLLPVFILIVLAALPVLYVALRAYEAGWETALKLIFRPRVYELLQNTLMLSASVTAASMAIGVATAWFIERTNLWGRKLWNVVVTLPFAVPAFVSSYSWVSISPSFEGFVGAVLILTLSNYPLIHLPVAAALRGMDPALEESARSLGYSAWQTFWRVTLPQLRPALFGGALLIALHMLAEFGALSLLRFDTFTTAIFDQYTVVFDSTSAAMLTTVLLALCVAILGLELLLRGRTRYARVGTGVARSQRRFQLAWRGPFVFLGFCVLALLAVAVPLGRLIYWLMTGTSAAFSAREVLTALTTTLSLGLGGALLTIVLALPLVMLSIRYRGPFATLADRLPYFIHCLPGLVVGLTLVFFAVNYVNPLYQTTPLLLIGYAMLFLPLAQSSIRGAAEQAPERLEEMARTLGKRPLGAFFTVTLPLVFPGIGAGAALVFLQVMKELTATLLLRPTGVETLAVQIWEHTTNAEFAAAAPYAAILILVSGLPVYVLTMRSFTSGKASGKGGKEGFTHESTADRRA from the coding sequence ATGCTACTCGCCTCACCGACCAATCGAATCAGACGTATGAAGGGGCCGCGGCGGCAACGTCCTCCGGCGTGGCTCCTTTTGCCTGTATTTATTTTAATTGTCCTCGCCGCGCTACCGGTTTTGTACGTCGCCCTACGGGCCTACGAAGCGGGCTGGGAGACGGCGCTAAAGTTAATTTTCCGGCCGCGCGTGTACGAGTTGCTGCAAAATACGCTAATGCTTTCTGCCTCGGTGACGGCTGCCAGCATGGCGATCGGCGTGGCGACGGCGTGGTTTATCGAACGAACCAATTTGTGGGGCCGCAAACTGTGGAACGTCGTCGTGACGTTGCCCTTTGCTGTACCCGCATTCGTCAGTAGTTACAGCTGGGTGTCGATTAGTCCTTCTTTTGAAGGGTTTGTTGGGGCGGTGCTCATCTTAACGTTATCGAATTACCCGCTCATCCACTTGCCTGTTGCTGCTGCTTTACGGGGCATGGATCCTGCTTTAGAGGAATCGGCGCGTTCACTCGGATACAGTGCGTGGCAGACGTTTTGGCGTGTCACGTTACCGCAGCTTCGCCCTGCGCTGTTCGGCGGGGCACTACTGATCGCGTTACACATGTTAGCGGAGTTCGGTGCGCTGTCACTATTGCGCTTTGATACGTTTACGACGGCAATTTTCGACCAGTATACGGTCGTATTCGACAGTACGTCGGCGGCGATGCTCACAACGGTGCTCCTTGCGTTGTGCGTGGCGATTTTAGGATTGGAACTGCTCCTACGCGGACGCACGCGCTATGCGCGAGTGGGGACGGGAGTCGCGAGAAGTCAAAGGCGGTTTCAGCTCGCTTGGCGCGGGCCCTTCGTCTTTCTCGGCTTTTGTGTACTGGCCTTGCTCGCTGTCGCAGTGCCGCTTGGAAGGCTCATATACTGGCTAATGACAGGCACATCAGCTGCCTTTTCGGCGCGGGAAGTACTCACGGCGCTAACGACGACGCTTTCCCTCGGCCTTGGCGGGGCGTTGCTCACGATCGTGTTAGCGTTGCCACTCGTTATGTTGTCCATTCGCTACCGGGGGCCATTCGCAACGTTAGCTGATCGCTTACCGTATTTTATTCACTGTTTGCCGGGGCTCGTCGTCGGGTTGACGCTCGTCTTTTTTGCCGTCAACTATGTCAATCCACTGTACCAAACGACTCCGCTGTTACTTATCGGCTATGCGATGCTGTTTTTACCGCTCGCCCAATCGTCGATTCGCGGCGCGGCTGAACAGGCTCCAGAGCGGTTAGAAGAAATGGCGCGCACGTTAGGTAAACGCCCGTTAGGCGCTTTTTTTACCGTGACGTTGCCGCTTGTCTTTCCCGGCATCGGCGCTGGAGCGGCGCTCGTGTTTTTGCAAGTGATGAAGGAACTTACTGCGACACTGTTGCTGCGGCCGACAGGGGTGGAGACGTTGGCTGTGCAAATATGGGAACATACGACGAACGCCGAATTTGCTGCGGCGGCACCTTATGCGGCCATCCTCATCCTCGTTTCCGGGTTGCCGGTGTATGTATTGACGATGCGTTCTTTTACAAGTGGAAAAGCGAGTGGAAAAGGTGGAAAAGAGGGATTCACACATGAAAGCACTGCGGATCGTCGGGCTTAA
- a CDS encoding iron ABC transporter substrate-binding protein, which translates to MIRNRHFQSRLLIGFFSLLLVVSLTACGAGESQSTGGDQEKAADKSSNSSDSKQPTLTLYNGQHKDATLALIKAFEEKTGIKVEARKGSSNELAHQIAEEGDKSPADLIYTEETTPLIMLADKGLLEKVDAKAREHIQEQYTDPDDQWVGITARSRVVCYHPELIKESDLPKTVRDFAKDEWKDKVAYVPTSGAFQKQVSAMIKLHGEDKAKAWLEGLKANGKVYKNNKMALEAVERGEIEVALINNYYWDLEAKEKGADKMKSKLYFFGNKDIGDMITVSGAAVLKSSKNKEAAQQFLEFATSEEGQKILTDVSAEYPLNAKVTTEGIKPFSELSPPEETLDLGDLSDGQKALELLQEVGLL; encoded by the coding sequence ATGATTCGGAATAGACATTTTCAATCACGGCTTTTAATAGGTTTTTTTTCCCTGTTGCTAGTAGTCTCCCTCACGGCCTGTGGCGCCGGGGAGAGCCAGTCGACAGGGGGGGATCAGGAGAAAGCGGCCGACAAGTCTTCCAACTCCTCCGACTCCAAACAACCGACGCTGACGCTGTACAACGGTCAGCATAAAGATGCGACACTCGCACTCATTAAAGCATTCGAGGAAAAAACCGGTATTAAAGTAGAAGCGCGCAAAGGATCGAGTAACGAATTGGCGCACCAAATAGCCGAAGAAGGGGATAAATCGCCCGCCGATCTCATCTACACAGAAGAGACGACACCGCTCATTATGCTGGCGGATAAAGGGCTTTTAGAAAAAGTTGATGCGAAAGCAAGGGAACACATTCAAGAGCAGTATACCGATCCCGACGACCAGTGGGTAGGGATTACAGCCCGGTCGCGCGTCGTCTGTTACCACCCGGAGCTTATTAAAGAAAGTGACCTGCCGAAAACAGTGCGCGATTTTGCGAAAGACGAGTGGAAAGATAAAGTGGCTTACGTTCCGACGAGTGGCGCTTTTCAAAAGCAAGTGTCGGCAATGATTAAGTTGCACGGCGAAGACAAAGCAAAAGCGTGGCTGGAAGGCTTGAAAGCGAACGGGAAAGTTTATAAAAACAATAAGATGGCACTCGAAGCGGTCGAACGCGGGGAAATCGAAGTCGCGCTCATTAACAACTACTATTGGGACCTTGAAGCGAAAGAAAAAGGTGCCGACAAGATGAAGTCGAAACTGTACTTCTTTGGCAATAAGGACATCGGCGACATGATTACCGTTTCCGGAGCCGCTGTATTAAAGTCGAGTAAAAATAAGGAAGCGGCGCAACAATTTCTCGAATTCGCCACGAGCGAGGAAGGTCAGAAAATTTTAACGGACGTGAGTGCCGAATACCCGTTAAATGCGAAGGTGACGACAGAAGGTATTAAACCGTTCTCCGAGCTTTCGCCGCCAGAAGAAACGCTCGACCTCGGCGACCTGAGTGATGGGCAAAAAGCACTCGAACTATTGCAAGAGGTGGGCTTGCTTTAA
- a CDS encoding peptidylprolyl isomerase, with protein sequence MKKGSILLENGEKITIEFYPEAAPNTVANFEKLAKDKFYDGLTFHRVIPGFVAQGGCPHGTGTGGAGYTIKCETAGNPHKHVAGSLSMAHAGKDTGSCQFFIVHEPQPHLDGVHTVFGQVIEGMEAVLNIRQGDVMKEVTVWDE encoded by the coding sequence ATGAAAAAAGGTTCTATTTTATTGGAGAACGGCGAGAAGATTACGATTGAGTTTTATCCGGAGGCGGCGCCGAATACGGTCGCTAACTTTGAAAAATTGGCTAAGGACAAGTTTTATGACGGCTTGACGTTTCACCGCGTCATTCCCGGGTTTGTCGCTCAGGGAGGTTGTCCACACGGCACCGGTACGGGTGGCGCGGGCTATACGATTAAGTGTGAAACGGCGGGCAACCCGCACAAACACGTCGCCGGATCCCTTTCGATGGCTCACGCAGGTAAAGACACGGGAAGTTGCCAGTTTTTCATCGTCCATGAGCCACAGCCACATTTGGACGGGGTGCATACCGTATTTGGCCAAGTGATCGAAGGGATGGAGGCTGTGCTAAACATCCGTCAAGGCGACGTGATGAAAGAAGTGACGGTGTGGGACGAATAA
- a CDS encoding DUF6792 domain-containing protein, translating into MEKKQDLLNDLIRARLTSVEYDGITKDDVEKLYILEYGELPPKFEIIDSSNLGIGNLSGFHATAIHFYDKDVNEVYIFERGTEADPEQFSKSWKEWLSTLIKYKKNPEKLKEIVFPGNEDMHYDAYSVLMGEDQSQTEDAQDFIDRVIQKVNEKNAPSNADYYLDGHSLAGAEVQMILATMGGKIKNAHVYNDAPMNVYNIVVIHDGIKKRVKRKFNVDVNDPKELKKIPPEDLIPIIDEELGKYSDKITYYWNVQDLLTSLNLPFAYRLTNDKNVVMLDSNPEKGRPDDLVSKYPLTTRTLMGILHQADKGKGLSYAEMFIFLSIGLNAQYLPRFMQISLERELADLLKEMEELDFEGHMQDVLVGALAKNFGRTIIDNEEIITVKSPHGGRTIWLNIETAYTMYKDGQSLLSKKKDKLPDVEKAFQQYVLDDYDDHLHSVQSKMDEIEADPHAFLRMRFYRKGIGIRLTRSTISNISISALPRTFRRQSPTV; encoded by the coding sequence ATGGAGAAGAAGCAAGACCTGTTAAATGACCTCATTCGGGCGCGTTTAACGAGTGTCGAATACGACGGCATAACGAAAGACGATGTGGAAAAGCTGTACATCCTCGAGTACGGAGAATTACCGCCGAAATTTGAAATTATCGATTCGAGTAACCTAGGCATCGGCAATCTATCAGGTTTTCATGCAACGGCCATTCACTTCTACGACAAAGATGTGAACGAAGTGTACATCTTTGAGCGGGGGACTGAAGCCGATCCTGAACAATTTTCTAAGTCGTGGAAGGAATGGCTTAGCACCTTAATAAAGTATAAGAAAAACCCGGAAAAACTGAAGGAAATCGTTTTTCCGGGGAATGAAGACATGCACTACGATGCGTATAGTGTATTGATGGGAGAAGACCAATCACAGACTGAAGATGCACAAGACTTTATTGATCGTGTCATACAAAAAGTGAACGAAAAGAATGCACCGAGTAATGCGGATTACTACCTTGACGGTCACTCACTGGCTGGAGCAGAAGTGCAAATGATCCTCGCGACGATGGGGGGGAAAATAAAAAATGCCCACGTCTACAACGATGCGCCAATGAATGTTTACAACATCGTTGTTATTCACGACGGGATTAAGAAAAGAGTCAAACGTAAATTTAATGTTGATGTCAATGATCCTAAAGAGCTTAAAAAAATCCCCCCAGAGGACCTAATCCCTATCATCGACGAAGAACTGGGCAAATACAGTGACAAAATCACGTACTACTGGAACGTGCAGGATTTGTTAACAAGTTTAAATTTACCTTTCGCTTATCGGTTGACGAACGACAAGAACGTCGTCATGCTCGATTCGAATCCGGAGAAAGGGCGCCCAGACGACTTAGTGAGTAAATATCCGCTGACTACGCGGACGCTTATGGGTATTCTCCATCAGGCAGATAAGGGAAAAGGGCTATCTTACGCTGAGATGTTCATATTTTTGAGTATAGGATTAAACGCGCAGTATTTGCCGCGATTTATGCAGATTTCGCTTGAACGAGAACTAGCTGATCTTCTCAAAGAAATGGAAGAACTAGATTTTGAAGGTCATATGCAAGATGTTCTCGTAGGAGCCTTGGCAAAAAACTTCGGGCGGACCATCATCGATAACGAGGAAATTATTACGGTGAAGAGCCCGCACGGCGGGAGGACTATTTGGCTCAATATTGAAACCGCCTACACGATGTATAAGGATGGACAGAGTTTACTGTCCAAGAAAAAGGATAAATTACCGGACGTTGAGAAGGCGTTTCAACAATACGTCCTCGATGACTACGATGACCACCTTCACAGCGTACAGAGCAAGATGGATGAGATAGAAGCAGATCCGCATGCGTTTCTACGCATGCGTTTCTATCGGAAGGGGATCGGTATACGCCTGACGCGAAGTACCATATCAAATATAAGTATTTCCGCTTTACCGAGGACATTCCGACGACAGTCCCCGACGGTATGA